ACTTTGCTGAGGGCATCGTTTCCATAATGACCCCACTTTCAGGCTCATTTTAAAACAACTCTCCAgaatctctctcccttccttcacaatatcctttctttcctttcattccttcaCTGGGTTCTGCaacattagctgtgtgaccttgatcaAGACACAATACCATTTCCTTAACTATAGAAAAGGATGGGGAGACTTGTCTTTCAGCAGTACCTGTAAAGAATATGACACACTTATGAATCATAATTAACTTTTTTCCAAGaaacaaaatggataaataaaatgtgcagattgaaagaataaatagttaCACTGAAAAGTAAGAAAAGATGTTAGAAAATTCACCCAAGactttaaaagtaaagaagagaagaaaaagacacagcaatggaggcagagattaaggCAGCACCACTGGTTCTGCTCTGTTGATCCTTTTCAGGGCTTTCTTCAGAGCAAGTCTGAcatccttgttcctcaggctgtagatgagGGGGTTCAGCATGGGCACCACATTGGTATAAAGCACTGAGAAGAACTTCTCCTGTCCCAAAGACCCAGCAGATGATGGCTTGACATAAGTGAGCAGCCCAGATCCATAGAAAAGGCCAACAGTAATTAAGTGGGAGCCACAGGTGCTGAAAGCCTTGGACCAGCCTTTTGCTGATGACATGTGAAAGACACTGAAAAGAATCAGAGTATAAGACATACAGATAATAAGACTAGATAAAATGAGAACTGTGCCCACAAAAATGGAAACCAGGAGCTCATTGGCATAGGTGCTGCTGCAGGAGAGCTGGAGCAGGGGAAAGACATCACACATGTAGTGTGCAATGATGTTGAAATCACAAAATGTCAGCCTGATCATGCACCCTGTGTGAGCCATTGCACCAGCAAACCCCATCACGTACGAAGCAGATATCAGCACAGAACACACATGACGGGACATGGTGATGGTGTACAGGAGGggcttacagatggccacatagcgatcaTAGGCCATGGCTGTCAATACATAGCACTCAGAGCTgataaagaagcagaagaaaaatagcTGAGCCATGCATCCTGCAAAGGAGATGATGTTTCTTTCTGAATTAAAGCTCATGAGCATTTTAGGGGTAAAGACAGATGAATAGCAGAGATCAATGAAGGACAGATTcaagaggaaaaagtacatgggggtgtgaaggtgGGAAGTCAGGCAAATAagctgaattaaaattaaattccccACCACAGTGACCACATAGCTCATCAAGAACAGAAAAAACAGGGGCAGCTGGAGCTCAGGTTGGTCTGTTAATCCCATAAGGATAAACTCAGCCACTATAGAGACATTTTCCACAGCCATTCACTTCCCTGGCATGAGCCGTAGGAGCAGGGGTGGAGGTGACATTACCAAGGTACTCTCAGGCTTTGTCTGCAGATGGAGTTCTTGATCTGCTGGTTTACAAGATGAAGGTTGTCTGAAGACACTCAGCAAGGTATCCAGGAGACTGACATCCTGAGGAGATTCCCCAGGCCTGAGAGTCCAGATCGTCCTTCCCTCTTGTCTCTCTCCTGCTCAGCTTGTGTGTCACTGTGCAGAGGAGAGTTCTGAGAGAACTCCTAAAGCCTCAGCGTTTCCTCACTCTGACTTGGGCTTCTCCCAACCTCACATCAAGTGCTTCCCCCCAAATCCTTGAGCAATGAAGTTGTGGGTTCAGAAGGGAATTATAAGTCAGGGATGATTCCTTTGCTTGGAGACCTCACTGACAGTGGGCCTTGAGGGTCCTTCATCTTGACTACACTGGGGGCAGGGGAAATTCTGTAATGATGAAGGATGCACTACCTGTCAGCATCGGCCTCAATCTTCAACAGGTTAGAAGAGATATTCTGGGGAAAAAGCCATGATTTCTCCTTGAGAATTTGCACAGAAGGTCCTCTTCACTTGCAAAGAGGAAAACAAGATCCTTATATAAGCCTCACAATCAGCTGGCTTCAATGGGAATGAAATTCAGCTTCAGCTTCTGTACCTCCAGGGAAATTGATGAGAAATGCAGAGAATTATCCTCTCCTACATGATTTCCACATAGGTGGATGAGCCTCTGGAGGATAGAAATTACTCAGCCTTTGTTTACATCCTGTATCTTAGACTACTATTGGTGCCTCTGGGACTCAGTGTTCTACTCAGCTTCTATTTCACATTAAGAATTCCTAACCCCCAGTGAAAAGGATCATTGGCCCCTTTTGCCTCCTCTATCATCTGCGTCATAAGCACAGCTcttaaagaagacatttcaaggcaTACTGACTTCTCATTTCTAGTACTTTCCTACAAGTCACAGGGTTCCATGGACAAAATGTTAGATCATTACCTTATCGCTAACGGATTTCAACTCAATAAAGTGATGCAATGAAGTTGTTAAAAGAGTGGACCCTCAAGGCAGTTTAATGCACACTTCTCCACTTCCTGTGAGTTTTTAAACAAGCTATGAAACTCCTCTGAAACTTttatcctcatctataaaatcagcatttaaaaaaagggcTATCTCATAGGGTTATGGCATGGATTAAATGAGCTGATTCACAAAGTATTTGGACCATGCCAGGTACATGAAAACAGCCTGATGAGTGCTAGCACCCCTTACCTCTCTCCACTTCCACATTCACGTATGTATAGAGAGAGATTCTGAACTGGGACACTAAGTGCTTTTGAATATGAAAATTCTTTGTTCTGGTATGCTCTCTAGATTACATGATGCATAATATCCTTGGTCTCTATACATTAGGTAGATACCAGTAGAAACAACTGAACCACCATGCACAATTCTGATAATCAAAATTTCTGGACCTTAggcacagatatttttaaatgtctcctGGGAGTCAAAATTGTTAAAGTTCGAGACATTGTAGTCCATAAGTAGAACATGGACCTCTGTCCTGCCTCTTGGACGACTCAAATTTATGTCTTACAGATGCCTCAAATTCACATGTCTCATACTGATTTGAGCCTTGTTTTTATGATTTGCAGCATGGCTCCATCTATGATCATCATTGTCTAAGTTCTTTGCACTATCATTCAGGCTACTAATCCACAAGTTAAGATATCATCCtattctcctcctcctcattcaCCATCTTCATCAAGTCTCCAAGTATTGGATTATCGGAGAAtctattttctttaaatcctcctttaaaatttcatttgtcaTTGGGCCAAAGGCTagaggtcaaaactgactgtgttttaaaacttctacttccatgtgagatcaagagAAGAGATGTTAATCTGGTGAAGAATCTATAATTTCAAGACAATatgacttctacagtcagtttgttcaaacaccataattacatggaactttgaataggaagtgagatatggtaggtttgtatacgatagagtgaaacagcaacacattccaaagtaatttgggcagagaataaaaatagatacacagggcacccctgaggagctggcgggggggggggagatgtggaagtgttggacttcctgacctggattgctgctgatgttctcacaaacattgagtacTGACATTTTGTTATGCTAAgacctctatcttgggacttgcccttatgaagctcattactgcaaaggagagactaaacctgcttatatttgtgcctaagagacttttcctgagaacctctttgttgctcagatgtggtcctctctctctctagctaagctaacttggcaggtaaactcactgccctccaccctacatcatatagttatgctttccctggggtgtaaatctcccaggcaacacaggatatgactcccggggataaatctggacctgtcatcgtgggattgagaacatcttcttgaacaaaagggggatgcaaaatgaaacgaaatactttcacttgctgagagatttcaaatagaatcaagaggtcactctggtggatgttcttATGTACAATTTAGATAATCATTTAtagggtttaatgtattggaatagctggaagtaaatacctgaaactatcaaattccaacccagtagccttgactcttgaagatgattataaaacaatgtagattacaaggggtgacagtgtaagaGTGAAAACcatgtagatcacactccctttatccagtgtatggatagataagtagaaaaatggggaaaaaagctaaatgaaaaatagggtgggatggcgggGGCTATGATTTGGGtgatcttttatacttttattttttattcctatgcttattctttctgatgtaaggaaaatgttcaaaaatagattgcgaTGATGAATGCATACTATAAGATGGTACAATGAAAAGttgtttgtacaccatggatgactgtattgtatgtgactatatctcaataaaactgaatttaattttttttaaaaaaattcatttctcaGATTTTGGAAGCCAGAATTTTTTTTGAGCTTCATTTCaccttccatttttctattcattaccCTCTTCCCAGAAGATAATCTCAATTTTCTCTTCCAGGACTTTTATTGATTCAAGAGTACAGTTTTGTCCCTTTATGAAACAGCATTGTCTGTTTccttaaaattgtatttatatgatcaggtttgtttatttattgttagAGGTTCTCTCTAGTGTCTCAGCAGAATTGCTCACACATTGACTTTCAGGTTGAGAGATCAAACAGCTGCTTGGCCTCTCCATAAGCGTGCCTGTAAATTGTGAGATTCACTAAGATCATGAACTTTAAGTGGTAATGCCATTAGGATTCATCATGGGCTCGTCTGGTGACTATAGAATTGTCTTCCCACCTGCCAGAAGGATAAAATAAGCCCGGCTCTTGGATACACTGAGTGGACCTGAACAGAAGAACACTGAGAGTGTCAACCTTTATGAGGTACAACTTCACCTAATTCCTGTTTCAAAGAGATAAACCCTCCCTCAATATGCGCATAATCACCTAATTTATACTCTTTGGGTTTTACATTTGCTATATAACCTCCATGCAGTAGTAGAGGAGATCTGAAAGACTTGCAggcatttctcttttttgtccCCTTCTTCACCACTATTTCCGAAGTTTCTTTACCACAAAAATATGAGAAGATGAGTAATTCTATGGCATACACAAG
This genomic stretch from Choloepus didactylus isolate mChoDid1 chromosome 6, mChoDid1.pri, whole genome shotgun sequence harbors:
- the LOC119537755 gene encoding olfactory receptor 143-like, whose protein sequence is MAVENVSIVAEFILMGLTDQPELQLPLFFLFLMSYVVTVVGNLILIQLICLTSHLHTPMYFFLLNLSFIDLCYSSVFTPKMLMSFNSERNIISFAGCMAQLFFFCFFISSECYVLTAMAYDRYVAICKPLLYTITMSRHVCSVLISASYVMGFAGAMAHTGCMIRLTFCDFNIIAHYMCDVFPLLQLSCSSTYANELLVSIFVGTVLILSSLIICMSYTLILFSVFHMSSAKGWSKAFSTCGSHLITVGLFYGSGLLTYVKPSSAGSLGQEKFFSVLYTNVVPMLNPLIYSLRNKDVRLALKKALKRINRAEPVVLP